A stretch of Penaeus vannamei isolate JL-2024 chromosome 18, ASM4276789v1, whole genome shotgun sequence DNA encodes these proteins:
- the LOC138864828 gene encoding protein TsetseEP-like — translation MTKRRARTTTGQNGQLVRAFDLRSPTEIHTENQTKSQGKSQTTGQTDRRTEKQTKNKSNDIIRARLRTRSRAREPYREPDQEPESHIESQESQTKSQRARPRAREPHREPDQEPESHIESQTKSQRARPRAREPHREPAEEPRREPDQEPHREPDQEPESQTKSQRDRPRARELEQEPHREPDREPEQEPESQNKSHIESPPAGRPGGAARPPSGLVPRTQPLPSLRLRHRTIYLAEGRLLY, via the exons ATGACAAAGCGACGCGCTAGGACGACCACCGGGCAGAACGGGCAGCTGGTTCGAGCGTTCGACCTCCGGAGTCCA ACCGAAATACATACCGAGAACCAGACCAAGAGCCAGGGTAAGAGCCAGACCACAGGGCAGACCGACAGACGGaccgagaaacagacaaaaaacaaatctAATGACATTATACGAGCCAGACTGAGAACTCGatcgagagccagagagccataTCGAGAGCCAGACCAAGAGCCAGAGAGCCACATCGAGAGCCAGG agagccagaccAAGAGTCAGAGAGCCAGACCAAGAGCCAGAGAGCCACATCGAGAGCCAGACCAAGAGCCAGAGAGCCACATCGAGAGCCAGAccaagagccagagagccagaccAAGAGCCAGAGAGCCACATCGAGAGCCAGCCGAGGAGCCACGCCGAGAGCCAGACCAAGAGCCACATCGAGAGCCAGAccaagagccagagagccagaccaagagccagagagacagaccgagagccaGAGAGCTAGAACAAGAGCCACATCGAGAGCCAGACCGAGAGCCAGAacaagagccagagagccagaacAAGAGCCACATCGAGAGCCCGCCCGCAGGCCGGCCTGGGGGCGCCGCGCGGCCGCCCTCGGGCCTCGTTCCCCGCACGCAGCCCCTTCCGTCCCTCCGATTACGTCACCGTACCATTTACCTGGCCGAAGGGAGATTGCTTTATTga